CATCTGGGCTTTCTTTGGAGAAAGTTCAGACTCGGCTATGGCTTAGTCCATATTATTTATCACAATTGTCAAAAGCACAGCATTTTATTAACCAACTTTAAAAACTCAAAGGTGagacataatttttttgtgaattagTGTATATTGTCCATATGGAttttgttagtaaaaaaaatatatttctaaattatcCCAATTAGAACAGACATACACACGTAGGTAGCTGTTGTAATAATGCTATAAGaactataatatgttttatattataatataaaagtgtcttataatttttaacaacagATGAAGGTCAGCTTGTTGTcagtataaaaatgtatacacaCTTCTCATttgatgtaattttattatcctTTTATCAACTGATGTAAGGTTCAGTCGAACTTTCTCTTGCTTTATTAATCTGCTTTTTACTAGAACATTTCTTCTTTTATCTTGCCAATactttaacaaataagaacaatacattttaatataaatatctaaaatcACATTCAAACGATTTATTGATtcaaattgatattttatatatatgtataacaatAAGTTACCTCacgtataaaaatttaccttcatCCAGGCACTAGTACTTTTACGTGCCCCATAAATCGAATTTACAGTTTTAGTTAGCTCTTCCCACATTTTTCTAATCCTATGAAACCCTGCATTTCCATTTCTTGGTTCCTTCCAAGCCATTTCTGGATGCTGTTCTAAAAAACTGAGCACTACTTTTACTTGAGCTGGTGTTGGCCGTGATCtctagaatttttaattaatgttatgtacatacttaacaatttaaatgaaagtttactctataatttatattaatgtgtTGTAACAATATCTACTAgctatttattaactttatattCTACCTTGCCTATTATGAGATATGTCCTGAACTCTTAGCAACTAGCAAGATATGCACTGTGCAATAACTTACTTGCTTCGTAGAATTTGggttcatttttttaataccatcATTATTGTTGGACACGACTAACGacagtttttactttttagtttttatattggaGGGCCTAACGGTTTTGAAATAGCCGTacctgtattaaaaatatctattcccgctggaatttattattatttttaatacaggtAATAACGCCACAAAAGACATTTTTACACcctaaaaagatttttctgtataatatgtatgcacTATACATAGGTAAAATGCAAAATACTATTACAACTAGCTAAAAATAGCAACTCACCATTTTTACTTGAATCGTTTAAGATTGTTTAAGTATTGAAAGTTTAAacacgaaataaaaaaatcgaaaaaacagtgttatagaaattaaattaatttattatttttttatacaagttTATTAGCAAGTCAAGAGTATCAGTATATTATCTATGGCCGAGGTTCAGTGGACAGATTAAGAATTgacgaattaattaatttattatctcgATACTCGGTAAAATATGTCGGATATTACCTGAGCACGGGCTGTatggtaaataaatttacagttaaattataataaatatgaaactAAAATTGTTCTagttagtattatatatacatgtaCTAATAGGTAATGTGGGAGATCTCAAGTAAATCTGGAAATACTTCATTTTAGTTAGATCAAAAATTAACATTCGAATTTCGAACGATGATTCGAATTAACacttcatttaataaatatacttaaagaAGTTTTTTATACTTAAGTACTAGCAACATAGTATAGTaggtataggtatgttatctaaagctggcggcttcaacacatttaaaattttgtgattgtgtagtgtctgtgaataagcgcgagacgtgatgtcaaactgaaatacaatcacaaatacatcatgaaaagactgtccgtctctctcgcgctcggtcaagcttatgagtataaaagagacagttattgtttttcttttgctactgtttatgttgatctttactgtttgatattattattattttatacatgttgatcttttttcaaacattaccagggcaatctcgtgaaatggtgcacaatgtttttaattattttaagcatcttaataaatacagtttaatgaaaaaatgttatatttaattttacatcagatgcgactggggtttctaagaggagtattgaaagaatagttagtgaagtaaaagtgaagtgtgttgagctagatggagcttatgtcgaaaaatgaaaaattatttacacaaactactcttatACGTTAttggtcgggcttagaacttttggatccaccctcgtatgcacataatatttatatgtatttgacacatttttatttatttacaacccacccaaacttactaaaaccagagtagactaaaatatatagcttggcaaaaaagtcacatttttaaaatgcattagtgtgagtactgtgaacgcgccagctttcgataaccgacctattaAGCAGtacttaattgtattaattaaaacatacatgcagaactattttaaaaataaaatgtaatatataaaaagggtTGAACAAGTCATAAATTACTCGATTATACGaacaaaagattttatatcTCATTCAAATTGAGTTTTGACTGGTACGAATACAATGTGAGTGGAAGAGAAAACGCAAAGCAGATGTCGCTATCATCGCTTGACCCATACGCTGTCAAATTTCAGCATTTCTTACGTAAATCTTAGATACGATTGAGTAAATCTTAAAAGGGGTTTACAAATGAAAACTCGAAACTTGAaatgtataaaagaaaacttttcCGTATCGTTTGCATGGGTTCCTGGTCACTGAGGAATATCTGGAAACGAGAAAGAtagatggcgtagtcttgctctttcgtgaattttgtaaacgttgctGACATTCATAggcatgctctaagaagcatctaaattgaataaacgtattttgatttgatttgatttgattagaAAGCCGATCGTATAGCCAATGAGGCGGTGCAGAGTGGAGATGtagacatttttataaactatgCGCATGACTTGATGGCTCTTTCAGGGATTTAACTCAGGAACTCCTGGACTGAATCTTGGGATACTTCAAAAGGTCGCCACTATCGTGCTATTCAACCTTCTATACCCGTTAAGCCCTGGTTTTGGAGACTGAGATTCGGAAAAAAAGTTACAACAATACTGTCTCGTATGCGACTGGGACACGTCTGCACCCCAGCTCATCTTACTAAGCTAACTTTTAATGACAGCCCTACGTGCCATTGCGGATTTTATGTAGGTGATTTAAATCACATCATGTTTGTTTGTTCTCGACGCGACCGGTCGGCTCTTCTCGAAGGTCTCATTTCCCTTCAAATTCCTTTCCCTTCATCCATATCATGTTTACTTTCAACATTGGACCCACATGTATATAAACTTTTAGCAGCTTTTATCTTAagtaatgatataaaaattttgacaatatgaacgtaaatataaatatatgtaaatatctGTTCTTACACCTTTTTTATCTAGCTTTATAagaattgatattttattttatagattaattatttttcattcctAAATTCCGTTCCACccgataattttatttttttacccgTTACCCAGTTTTGACCCTGGGCTacaatgcacaaaccgtgcgggccataaaaaaaagaaacttatTCTATGGTTCCAAGCACATGGTATGTCAGTATGTCACTCATAAGTCAGTCATATGTGTAACAcatttgttttgaaatatcGAGTACTCCGTTGAAACGACTTTAGACTTCCTATTTGGTTATTTATAATGGCATTACAGCACATTTAACACTAAACAGTATCTTGAGTGTTATAAACATGTCCGGCTTAAACTCTTTATTTGACTGTTTCGAAGAGCCATCTTCTAATGAAATATGCTTACAAGTTCCTAATGTTGACAATGTGGAGGAGACATCGTAAGTATTTTTACCTAACCTTTTACTTCTAAGTTATTAGTAAACGTAAACGTTGCCGATATCGCGGCATTCTTTCTATAGTTacataaactttattgttacACTGTACTCTCCATGTGAACACCTTATTTTGTTATAGAAAAGATGAAAAAACTCAAAACAAGAGAGCTCACGAACAAGTGGAATATGCTGATACAGAAGTTCAACCAGAGGATAATAAGAAACTTAAACCTGATGAAGATGAGAGTGATTTATTAGCGGATTTGAAGTAAGTACTGACAATATGTATCAAATATCATTAGTAATTAGACtactttaaacaaaataacaaaacaagcAGGTATATCATTAGAGATACACATTTCTGTTTTAGTgacaattaaaaagtaattattgtattgttagtAAGTTTTAATTCCTTTATAATTCTTAGAAACACATAAGTGTAGGAAtaactcaaaataattttaaactaatatcTTTTTGTTTCAGCTTAGATTTAGCTAATTCTCGAATAGTCATTCACACCCTTGAAACACATGAAGGTTGCACTCATGAAGTAGCAGTGCCTCCAAATCATGAATATTTACCCCTGGTTCCATTATCTGGTACTCCAGTAAAACAGTATAGTTTCATATTGGATCCATTTCAAAAGGAAGCTATTATGTGCATTGACAatctgcagtcggtacttgtTTCTGCACACACATCAGCTGGAAAAACAGTTGTTGCTGagtaagatttatttatttttgtcaatacatattaacagtaattttttttaattgatagtcAAATGTGAAACTCAATAAATGctcaattataatatataaatctaaaatattatttttaaatatattccaaCTCCTATGTAAAGTtgatatatactttttcaatacaaatatttgtatactATTTgactgatttaaaaattattttacacatCTGTTGTGAAAAGCCCTCTGGCCTGggctttaaaaattattttattattactaaaaatttATACTGTCACTTAAAagattaatatgtatttttaaatccaGTGTAAATggaataatataacaaaaagccattaatatgtttataggTATGCCATAGCATTATCCCTGAAGAAAAAACAAAGAGTTATATACACAACACCCATAAAAGCCTTATCAAATCAGAAATACAGAGAGTTTTCAGAGGAATTTATTGATGTTGGTTTAATAACTGGAGATGTTACTATTAATCCTACTGCATCCTGTCTTATTATGACTACTGAGGTACACATTTACAACCGATTCAAAGAAATTGatttaactaatattttattaggaaATATAGATTTActtgttattattactagtatattacttattaccGGCACCTAAATAAAAGATGGACCACCTGGAGTATTGTCATTTTTTAATCTGTGACATTGTCACacataattgaaatatttttttatagtaaaagtATATACTAAGTACCTATTGTCATTTGGGATTTTTTTGATAAGATTTGTTTTAACTACAGATTTTGCGGAATATGTTATATAGAGGATCAGAAATCATGCGTGAGGTTGGTTGGGTTGTGTTTGATGAAATTCACTACATGAGGGATAAAGAAAGAGGTGTTGTATGGGAAGGTAAgttgaaaatataaatgtatacttATCAAAAGAATATCAGATATGTTCACAATAATCCACTGACAATCTAAGTAAGAATTCTATGTACATGTTAAGGTGTTCAAACGTTTCTAAGAGAAAGTGCTTTTATCTGTTACAATTTCTCCTACTATACAAATTATTGAGCAAATGATCGTAGTTAAGTGTTGTTTTTGTttcttacattatttaaatattcttaatttcTAATTGAAGTTatcttatattatgtatttcagaAACCTTAATTCTTCTCCCCGACAATGTTCACTACGTGTTTCTATCTGCTACTATCCCCAACGCACGTCAATTCGCTGAATGGGTGTGTCGTCTCCATTCGCAACCCTGTCACGTGGTTTACACCGAATATCGGCCCACCCCTCTACAACATTATATATTCCCAGCTGGTGGTGACGGAATCCATCTAGTTGTTGATGAGAAGGTAAGCAAATTCATTCTTatacctatttttaatttttcatccAAAATTACAGTGTAATGTATATATGGGACAATGTACATTAGCTCATAAGTGTCTTATCAGAAAACTATGTCCTTAGGTATTTTCCACTGGTATTTTGGGAACCAACTTTACCTCCTTCCAtcctttacaaataaaaatttcatcctttacaaataaaaattccatcctttaccaataaaaattccattctttacaaataaaaattccatcctttacaaataaaaattccatcctttacaaataaaaattccatcctttacaaataaaaattccatcctttacaaataaaaattccatcctttacaaataaaaattccatcctttacaaataaaaattccatcctttacaaataaaaatttcatcctttacaaataaaaattccatcctttacaaataaaaatttcatcctttacaaataaaaattccatcctttaccaataaaaattccatcctttacaaataaaaattccatcctttacaaataaaaattccatcctttacaaataaaaattccatcctttacaaataaaaattcccGCTTATGGAACAAATATAAACGATAAAATCCGACTAACGCACATGGTGTATTACGCAGTTGATAGGTTATATTTCCAGCCATAATGTACTGATAGCTGTTGCCTCATACAAAATTCTTTAATCACTTTTACAGGGTCAATTCAAAGAAGGCAATTTCACCACAGCCATGACAGTTCTAAGTAACGCCGGAGATGCGGGTAAGGGTGACCAGCGCGGACGTCGCGGAGGTTTCAAAGGAGGAAATAatacgaatatttttaatatcgtCAAGATGATAATGGAGAGGAACTTTGCCCCAGTAATCATATTCAGCTTCAGTAAGAAGGATTGTGAGCTGTATGCAATGCAAATGGCGAAATTGGACTTTAATACTAGTAAGTACagagtaattttaattacagttCTCCGatgttaattaaagttttttttatcttttctttgatatgttctaatgtaattgatgtgtatgtgcgttaaatttatgatacgatattttgttgtattttttaggcATATTAGGCATTGTTTtagaatgtaaaaataaatacataaataaattaagtacgCGATccgatgattttttttaaagggcACTCAGAGAGATTCAGAATCAAGGCTTATAATACTTTGAATAAgtttgtcaaaaacgtattggtTTTTGTCATACGGAGACAGTTTGCGCTAAGTTTTTGCTTGTTTAAATCTCAATCTTCATCTAATCACTTGCTATTTtcgttttattactaatttaatGTGTgaaatttcaaagaaaaatcacaaaaaaattgtgatttttgaagttatacttctttaaggccgatttacattatcttagtgtttaggagagtgctttagtacaacttgaaaggcaagttctttagcgtagcgtttactaaagcaagtagcgtttacatgtttcaattaaagtactatcctaaagcactctcctaaacattaagataatgtaaatcggcctttaggcgcgttatgaaaaattgatgagagtgaaattttacgatgcgagcgcaccgtgacacaaaattaacagaatgaagttgcccacggaagatgctacggcattggacataatttaaaaacaacattcgaataataatagaatttatgttacacttaatgtaacagaataataataaatatttatttatttaatttttcaaatgtaaattgaactttattgactataatgactccttttccagtctttgattatttaattgtaattaattatttgcatgcaatcaaaaacgatttttaataatgccaaagaagtataacttcttacgcgcgtatagagcaagatcccagggccgccagacgtcacgtattttctgacgaatgaaatgtggacgattgggtagtgttagtatgtactatgatcgtatgcctacctgctagcttggtcaaacggccaatttccaggtatcaggtaatcaaggtacacaaaaacattacttacttcacgtaaattctcatggctgatttttatatatgttttcgagtgtatagttaaaaataaattgtcaatactcccagacactttccgtcggccatattgcttgacagacgctttaagggtctcaaaataattagtcaacttcacgtaaattctgacgctccatttttatatatgttcatccgacaactattttaaaagctttgacaagaagacagaccgatccaaggggccaatcatcccctaaactaaattttaatatctctatgagtgagagagcattatctacgcgcatgagactgagtgagaccgactgcgctgttaaagccatgaaaattacttgaacagatattttataatttttataacttttgttgacaagtaaattatagcaacaaaaaaaaagaaaaaaattgacacataataaataatactaaagttaaccgaattttttttttttttcaatttattaattagaactaaaaaatatttttttaaaataccacttatatttaaatagcagcaaattttttaattaattattcattggaaatttggaaacaaagtggattttttgattaattgttcaatatttcttaacagtggcttttaatcttcattatcatcatcatcaaatatcaatcttgaaattgaatatctaaatcgtgatcgtcatcatcagcattatccttattttcttcctctgtaaaaaacaagttaaacaatgaaggtctgaaaaaactaaaaagatacaaataatatgagaaacgaaaataatttacctgattGTTCTTCCAGCGACTCACTGACATAACCCGGTAATTGATCTCCATCGAACCattgaaaatcatatttaccatcttgtagtgtccagccattgttttcagggttgaaaatatttatcgtcttcatacttgcattgttccaaagctagcccgtcgaaactgttgccaaagctcacttttacaaggtggtaagttactggcatcgaagtttcttaaattctttcgattgaattcttcatttatatcagataccatgtatgtaaatgataaacaactgtagtctggcagcatctacatcaattattccaggaaaattgtaaacatcacagataaatttttgtattatgttgaatacacGTTCTTCTTCATCTACATCACCAACAAAATCCAACGTACCAAAACGGTGAAATGCTTGTTCTCTTCATTtatcttcaaaatattaaacggcttttacttgccctttttgaataataataatttttcaagtaattttcatggctttaacagcgcagtcggtctcactcagtctcatgcgcgtagataatgctctctcactcatagagatattaaaatttagtttaggggatgattggccccttggatcggtctgtcttcttgtcaaagcttttaaaatagttgtcggatgaacatatataaaaatggagcgtcagaatttacgtgaagttgactaattattttgagacccttaaagcgtctgtcaagcaatatggccgacggaaagtgtctgggagtattgacaatttatttttaactatacactcgaaaacatatataaaaatcagccatgagaatttacgtgaagtaagtaatgtttttgtgtaccttgattacctgatacctggaaattggccgtttgaccaagctagcaggtaggcatacgatcatagtacatactaacactacccaatcgtccacatttcattcgtcagaaaatacgtgacgtctggcggccctgggatcttggaccagtacataagtacacgcacccttttttagtTACTAATTGAATTCTTTCATTACCATTTTGTCTTGTTTATAAGTTTATGTATTTTCTTAGTTGAAGAAAAGAAACTGGTTGATGAGGTATTCAATAATGCAATGGATGTGTTATCTGAGGAGGATAGGAAACTGCCCCAAGTTGAAAATGTCATTCCGTTACTGAGACGCGGTATTGGAATACATCACGGTGGTCTTCTGCCCATACTTAAGGAGACCATTGAGATTTTATTCGGATTAGGACTTATTAAGGTATGTTTTAAGCCTAGTAGTGTctattttttcatttagtaTTCTGTTTTTTGAAACCGTTTAACATTGAAACaagaacacaaaaaaaatgtatgcgCGTACtagtacacacgtaagaagtgaaacttctttatgaccttatttttcgaaaaatgatctactatatgcaactttacagaaattggttaaataaagctaaattagataaagtttaacaaaaggcttttattatcatagacataaatacaaatacaattatctcattttaccttatattactatcattgtaatcgttattacatatttttgttaataatggcttcgaatctcttcggatcaaccgtggtagggcaagaaaaagatggcgcgtaaccgaaaaatgtgacggtcaatttttttttgtatttaaatattattatgtaaaaacatTGTATATATTGACTCGTCTCCGTGTATAAATCGCACTCATTATATGgacgaaattattaaatatataacaaaaaaaaaattaaacgaaaatcAATCAAACAGGCGCAGATCTCTTCGAAAATTCTAAGTGGAAAAGATATGACGATAATTACAAGAGCTATAAATAAACTACTTATTGCCCTAAACATAGAACAATTTTCGCGgtagttttaaatacaattaaacgAAATGTATTCAAGATAGTCCACTGAAAGTTAGTGTTGCTGGTAACAGCAACTTAAAGCTGATTTAGCctatttttgattaaagtgattctatatattatgtgtgtgtgctttaataaaaaaaacgttttttttttttttaattagagaTCTCTTTCAGGCACTATTTGCGACAGAGACCTTCGCTATGGGCCTCAACATGCCGGCGAGGACCGTGGTTTTCACCAATTGCCAGAAATTCGATGGCAAAGATTTCAGATTTGTAAGTTACATTTAGTTTTTCCAATTAATGTGTTTAACTATGTATCTGTGGCTTATATCTGCTATTATTAAGATGTGTGTAGACACATGTGCGTGCTTTATTATATAGATGTTTACAATCATGTTGGCTCAATTTCGTAACGGGCtcttttacaaaatatcaaaactcattttaaattatttgtatatgaaTGGTTTTGTAATAGTCTTAAGTACTGGTTTTAAAATTTCCCCAAAACGCCTCCCAAGATGGCGTACGATGCGTGTAAACACGTAAAAAATCGTCAAATTTTacgtattaatattaaattacacattcatattattattatatattatatttatgtaatattatagatCAAGTTCAGTTTCCGACAAAATTCTCCTCTCCAACTCCATTAGCGAATACGTCTTACTTACAAGCATACTACTTAATTGTCCATTCGATAAGTCTGATTGTTTTGTGTGATGTGACTGATGTgtgaaaaacaattttttttaaatgcatttttataaataactagctgacccggcgaacttcgtaccgcctaacagtcaatGAATGTCGTGTTACTTTTTAGCTGAACTAATTAAGGCTTTGATGAACGTAAAACaatgatacaaaataatataattatatagatagaaacaaaataatatattattatgatgaaaattgaaaacatacatacagaatgagaataaaaaaaataataataaagaaaaatcataGATAATCATAGAATAATCATAGTCTCAGCAACCAGGCCATaagctccaaaaaaaaaatagttgttACACTATTTGACAGGATTGGACAACAAATGTTTGACatgtaataaacaaatcagCATCTATTGAAATGATTAAGTATTCAATACACATATCgagttttcattgtttttattgctattcgggacggaaacaaatgcagcaaatcaaaaaccatagcaatctgtccagccgttctcgagttataagtgttgtaacaaacacgactttcttttatatatatagatattacaagttattttagtaaattatacttttCCAAGCGAGATTATACGGATTACTCTAAGAGATACTTTTTTGTTGAACTGTCAAACAGCCTATTATGTATATCCACAGGTATATAGCAACTTAGGGATCAGTCTATGTGTCATCAAAATCGTTAAGTTTTAGAGACGGCCACACATGTATAAAAAtgacatattatattgtttggatttattttaatttatttgtatttacattTGTTTGATTAGATGTAACACTGAGACTATTTcaaaaaaatgcttaaaaCATGTACCACTTACCACGGAATTATTGTAATCTAGGTACCCACAAAAGGCTGGGTGGGGGGGGAATGTTACTTTGGGGACTAGcgttattaaatcaatttcgtCACAACCTTATTtctgtcatatttttttttttttgtctttaaaaaaaaaaaattcacaccaattgacctagtcccatgctaagctggtgaagcttgtgttatgggtactaggcaacggatatacatacatattatagatagatagacatataaatacatattaaacacccaagaccaaagcacaacaccaaaatgctcatcacatcgatgttcgtctcagccggggatcgaacccgggacccatggtttcgcagtcaggggtactaaccactagactaaTGAgtcgttattattaattatctaattGAGGTGTTTCAACATATAAGTTAATGATTTTCCAGATAACATCAGGCGAGTATATCCAAATGTCTGGACGTGCTGGGCGTCGAGGATTGGACGACAAGGGGATTGTTATTTTGATGATTGACCAAAAAGTGGCTCCTAACACAGTGAAGTCCATGGTTCAGGGTAAAGCGGATCCTATTAATTCGGCCTTCCACCTCACTTATAATatggtaattattaaaatactactaAAAATTTGTGacatttataatatggtaattattaaaatactactaAAAATTTGTGacatttataatatggtaatttttaaaatactactaAAAATTTGTGacatttataatatggtaatttttaaaatactactaAAAGTTTGTGacatttataatatggtaatttttaaaatactactaAAAATTTGT
The Pieris napi chromosome 1, ilPieNapi1.2, whole genome shotgun sequence DNA segment above includes these coding regions:
- the LOC125050602 gene encoding exosome RNA helicase MTR4, translated to MSGLNSLFDCFEEPSSNEICLQVPNVDNVEETSKDEKTQNKRAHEQVEYADTEVQPEDNKKLKPDEDESDLLADLNLDLANSRIVIHTLETHEGCTHEVAVPPNHEYLPLVPLSGTPVKQYSFILDPFQKEAIMCIDNLQSVLVSAHTSAGKTVVAEYAIALSLKKKQRVIYTTPIKALSNQKYREFSEEFIDVGLITGDVTINPTASCLIMTTEILRNMLYRGSEIMREVGWVVFDEIHYMRDKERGVVWEETLILLPDNVHYVFLSATIPNARQFAEWVCRLHSQPCHVVYTEYRPTPLQHYIFPAGGDGIHLVVDEKGQFKEGNFTTAMTVLSNAGDAGKGDQRGRRGGFKGGNNTNIFNIVKMIMERNFAPVIIFSFSKKDCELYAMQMAKLDFNTIEEKKLVDEVFNNAMDVLSEEDRKLPQVENVIPLLRRGIGIHHGGLLPILKETIEILFGLGLIKALFATETFAMGLNMPARTVVFTNCQKFDGKDFRFITSGEYIQMSGRAGRRGLDDKGIVILMIDQKVAPNTVKSMVQGKADPINSAFHLTYNMVLNLLRVEEINPEYMLERSFFQFQNQAAIPDIIEKVKTKQKEYDALGIEQEHSIASYCALRSQLDLLGAQFRSFITRPEYLKPFLQPGRLVKIKTEKHEYDWGIIVNFRHKTKGKKGKHENPLTAETVILVDTLLHVKKSSGDDPDTNVPCPPGETGDVEVVPVLHTLINQISSLRVYYPKDLRPADSRKSVLKTINEVKKRFPDGPPLLNPIKDMKIDEPVFKDCVDKIKVFEERLFAHPLHKDKNRGALTAAYEKKQEIYDELKQAKGELKKAKSILQMDDLKKRKRVLRRMGYCTMSDVIELKGRIACELSSADELLLTELIFNGVFNSLTPEQCAALVSCFVCDENSTQASATGEELKGVLRQLQEYARRIAKISIEAHMDLVEDEYVGKFKCTIMDVVLAWAKGANFLQICKMTDVFEGSIIRCMRRLEEVLRQLCQAAVNIGNVDLENKFTEAIKMLKRDIVFAASLYM